The Vibrio echinoideorum genome includes a region encoding these proteins:
- the mnmA gene encoding tRNA 2-thiouridine(34) synthase MnmA codes for MSDISSGNSEKKVIVGMSGGVDSSVSAYLLQQQGYQVEGLFMKNWEEDDNEEYCTAAEDLADAQAVCDKLGIHLHTINFAAEYWDNVFEYFLEEYKAGRTPNPDILCNKEIKFKAFLEFADEVLDADYIAMGHYVRRTFPTQEELDAGVKPEMLRGLDGNKDQSYFLYTLSSDQVARSLFPVGELEKPEVRRIAEEQDLITAKKKDSTGICFIGERKFTEFLGKYLPAQPGNIETPDGQVIGQHQGLMYHTLGQRKGLHIGGTKGGGGNEEPWFVGEKDLKRNVLIAVQGKDHPLLKSEGLFASQLHWVNRTPITEVMTCTVKTRYRQTDIPCTIIPIDDDNIKVIFDEPQIAVTPGQSAVFYQDEVCLGGGIIEKRI; via the coding sequence ATGTCAGATATCAGCTCTGGAAACAGCGAAAAGAAAGTAATTGTCGGTATGTCCGGCGGTGTAGATTCGTCAGTATCGGCGTATCTTCTTCAGCAACAAGGCTATCAGGTAGAAGGCCTTTTCATGAAAAACTGGGAAGAAGACGATAACGAAGAATACTGTACAGCTGCTGAAGACCTTGCTGACGCTCAAGCGGTATGTGACAAATTAGGTATCCACCTTCACACTATCAACTTTGCTGCTGAATACTGGGACAACGTTTTTGAATACTTCCTTGAAGAATACAAAGCAGGTCGTACACCAAACCCAGATATTCTTTGTAACAAAGAAATCAAATTTAAAGCTTTCTTAGAATTTGCTGATGAAGTGCTAGACGCAGACTACATCGCAATGGGTCACTACGTTCGTCGTACTTTCCCTACTCAAGAAGAGCTAGACGCTGGCGTGAAACCAGAAATGCTACGTGGCCTAGACGGCAATAAAGACCAAAGCTATTTCCTATACACGCTAAGTTCAGATCAAGTGGCACGCAGCCTATTCCCTGTGGGTGAATTAGAGAAACCTGAAGTGCGCCGTATTGCTGAAGAGCAAGACTTGATCACTGCGAAGAAAAAAGACTCCACCGGTATCTGCTTTATCGGTGAGCGTAAGTTCACTGAGTTCTTGGGCAAATACCTACCGGCTCAACCAGGTAATATCGAGACGCCAGACGGTCAAGTGATTGGTCAACACCAAGGCTTGATGTACCACACTTTGGGTCAACGTAAAGGTCTTCATATTGGCGGCACTAAAGGTGGCGGCGGTAACGAAGAACCATGGTTTGTTGGTGAAAAAGATCTTAAGCGTAACGTTCTGATCGCGGTTCAAGGTAAAGATCACCCGCTTCTTAAATCAGAGGGTTTGTTTGCTTCTCAGCTTCATTGGGTTAATCGCACACCAATTACTGAAGTTATGACATGCACGGTAAAAACACGTTACCGTCAAACCGATATTCCTTGTACAATCATCCCAATTGACGATGATAACATTAAGGTTATCTTCGATGAGCCACAAATAGCTGTAACGCCAGGCCAGTCGGCTGTGTTCTATCAAGATGAGGTATGTCTTGGTGGTGGTATCATCGAAAAACGCATCTAA
- the hflD gene encoding high frequency lysogenization protein HflD, whose protein sequence is MANTLYDRTIAFAGICQAVALVQQVAKDGRCDKDAFEASLNAILNTNPANTVGVFGREANLKLGLECLVKGIDSTPAGSDITRYIISLMALERKLSSRNDSMSQLGDRIQTAERQTEHFDLFDEQMISNLASIYLDVVSPIGPRIQVSGTPAVLQQTSSQHKVRALLLSGIRSAVLWRQVGGKRRHLIFGRKKMIEQAQILLARM, encoded by the coding sequence GTGGCTAATACACTTTATGACCGTACTATTGCTTTCGCTGGAATTTGCCAAGCTGTAGCTTTGGTTCAACAAGTAGCGAAAGACGGCCGTTGTGATAAAGATGCCTTCGAAGCTTCACTCAATGCCATTTTAAATACTAACCCAGCGAACACTGTGGGTGTATTTGGCCGTGAGGCGAACCTAAAGCTAGGCCTTGAATGCTTAGTAAAAGGTATCGACAGTACTCCAGCTGGTAGCGATATTACTCGCTACATTATCAGCTTGATGGCGCTTGAACGTAAGCTATCTTCTCGCAACGATTCGATGTCTCAACTGGGTGATCGCATTCAAACTGCAGAGCGTCAAACTGAGCATTTTGATCTATTTGACGAGCAAATGATCAGCAACCTTGCGAGCATCTACTTAGATGTAGTGAGCCCTATTGGCCCTCGTATTCAGGTTTCTGGTACGCCAGCAGTACTTCAACAGACATCGAGCCAGCATAAGGTTCGTGCACTTCTTCTATCAGGGATTCGAAGCGCTGTATTATGGCGTCAAGTTGGCGGCAAACGCCGCCACCTTATTTTCGGTCGTAAGAAGATGATCGAGCAGGCTCAAATCCTATTAGCTCGAATGTAA
- the purB gene encoding adenylosuccinate lyase — protein MELSALSAVSPVDGRYGSKTIALRSIFSEFGLLKYRSIVEIRWLQKLAQTDAIVEVPAFSAEANQFLDELAANFSEEDALRIKEIERTTNHDVKAVEYFLKEKVAGVPELHAVNEFIHFACTSEDINNTSHALMLKEARDTVILPEIRNVIDAIKALANEYRDIPLLSRTHGQPASPSTMGKEMANVAYRMERQFKQIENVEILAKINGAVGNYNAHLSAYPEVNWHEFSEEFITESLGVNWNPYTTQIEPHDYIAELFDAVARFNTILLDFDRDVWGYIALGHFKQKTIAGEIGSSTMPHKVNPIDFENSEGNLGLANAVFSHLAQKLPVSRWQRDLTDSTVLRNLGVGVGYAIIAYTSTLKGISKLEVNRAALLAELDKNWEVLAEPVQTVMRRYGIEKPYEKLKELTRGKRVDGEGMREFIDGLEIPADEKVRLKEMTPANYIGQAIELTDKL, from the coding sequence ATGGAACTGTCAGCATTGAGTGCTGTTTCACCAGTAGACGGCCGTTACGGAAGTAAGACTATTGCACTACGCAGCATCTTTAGTGAATTTGGCCTACTAAAATACCGCTCTATCGTTGAAATTCGTTGGTTACAAAAGCTTGCACAAACTGATGCAATCGTAGAAGTACCAGCGTTCAGTGCAGAAGCTAACCAGTTTCTTGATGAACTAGCAGCTAACTTCAGCGAAGAAGACGCTCTGCGTATCAAAGAGATCGAACGCACGACAAACCACGACGTTAAAGCGGTTGAATACTTCTTAAAAGAGAAAGTAGCTGGCGTTCCTGAGCTTCACGCAGTAAATGAATTCATTCACTTTGCATGTACTTCTGAAGACATCAACAATACATCTCACGCGCTGATGCTTAAAGAAGCTCGTGACACAGTGATTCTTCCAGAAATTCGTAACGTAATTGATGCTATCAAGGCACTTGCGAACGAGTACCGTGATATCCCTCTACTGTCTCGTACACACGGTCAGCCAGCTTCTCCTTCTACTATGGGTAAAGAGATGGCTAACGTTGCGTACCGTATGGAACGTCAATTCAAGCAAATCGAAAACGTTGAGATCCTTGCGAAAATCAACGGTGCTGTAGGTAACTACAACGCACACCTTTCTGCATACCCAGAAGTTAACTGGCACGAATTCAGCGAAGAGTTCATCACTGAATCTCTTGGCGTAAATTGGAACCCATACACAACTCAAATCGAACCTCACGATTACATCGCTGAGCTATTTGATGCGGTTGCGCGTTTCAACACCATCCTTCTAGACTTCGACCGTGACGTTTGGGGCTACATTGCTCTTGGTCACTTCAAACAGAAGACTATTGCTGGCGAAATCGGTTCTTCAACAATGCCGCATAAAGTTAACCCAATTGACTTCGAAAACTCTGAAGGCAACCTTGGTCTAGCTAACGCAGTATTTAGCCACCTAGCACAAAAACTTCCAGTCTCTCGCTGGCAACGTGACCTTACTGACTCTACGGTTCTTCGTAACTTAGGTGTTGGTGTTGGTTACGCTATCATTGCATACACTTCAACTCTGAAAGGTATTAGCAAGCTTGAAGTTAACCGTGCTGCGCTGCTTGCTGAGCTAGACAAAAACTGGGAAGTATTGGCTGAGCCAGTACAAACAGTAATGCGTCGTTACGGCATCGAGAAGCCATACGAAAAGCTAAAAGAGCTAACTCGTGGTAAACGTGTGGACGGCGAAGGCATGCGTGAATTCATCGATGGTCTCGAAATCCCTGCAGACGAGAAAGTACGTCTAAAAGAGATGACTCCAGCGAACTACATCGGTCAAGCAATCGAGCTAACTGACAAGCTGTAA
- the htpX gene encoding protease HtpX produces the protein MKRVMLFLATNLAVVLVLSVVLNIVYAVTGMQPGSLSGLLLMAAVFGFGGSFISLMMSKKMALRSVGGMVIESPRNETEHWLMETVSRQSQQVGIGMPTVAIYDSPDINAFATGAKRDDSLVAVSTGLLHNMTRDEAEAVLAHEVSHIANGDMVTMTLMQGVVNTFVIFLSRFIANIVASNDNEEEGGSNMMVYFGVSMVLELVFGFLASFITMWYSRHREFHADAGAANLVGKEKMIAALERLKVSHEPQLEGSMMAFGINGKKSLTELLMSHPPLDKRIASLRNM, from the coding sequence ATGAAGCGAGTAATGTTGTTCCTTGCAACCAACCTTGCGGTTGTATTGGTACTAAGTGTTGTTCTTAATATTGTATACGCCGTCACAGGTATGCAACCAGGAAGCCTTTCAGGCTTGTTGTTAATGGCTGCGGTCTTTGGTTTTGGTGGTTCATTCATCTCACTAATGATGTCTAAGAAAATGGCATTGCGTTCAGTTGGCGGAATGGTCATCGAAAGCCCTCGTAACGAAACAGAACATTGGTTGATGGAGACGGTAAGTCGTCAATCTCAACAGGTTGGTATTGGTATGCCAACAGTGGCGATCTACGACTCGCCAGACATCAACGCATTCGCGACGGGTGCTAAGCGTGACGATTCATTGGTAGCAGTATCAACAGGCCTGCTGCACAACATGACGCGTGATGAAGCTGAAGCGGTATTAGCGCATGAAGTGAGCCACATCGCGAACGGCGACATGGTGACCATGACGCTAATGCAGGGTGTTGTGAACACGTTCGTTATTTTCCTATCTCGTTTCATCGCCAACATTGTTGCGTCGAATGACAACGAAGAAGAGGGTGGCAGCAACATGATGGTGTACTTCGGTGTGTCTATGGTGTTGGAATTGGTATTTGGTTTCTTAGCAAGCTTCATTACGATGTGGTACAGCCGTCATCGTGAATTCCATGCCGATGCAGGTGCAGCGAACCTAGTGGGTAAAGAGAAGATGATTGCAGCGCTAGAGCGTCTAAAGGTGAGCCACGAGCCACAGTTAGAAGGTTCTATGATGGCATTTGGTATCAACGGTAAGAAGTCTCTAACAGAGCTTCTAATGAGCCACCCACCGCTAGATAAGCGTATTGCGTCTTTACGTAACATGTAA
- the bioD gene encoding dethiobiotin synthase: MIDALFIAGTDTEVGKTVVSKAILQALAAQELSTIGYKPVAAGCDQYPEGLRNSDALHLQEAATQDIAYEDVNPYALLLPSSPHIAAKHDGVVVDEAVLSAKLEAHKQNSDIVLVEGAGGWRVPVSDDEYLSSWVKKEQLPVVLTVGIKLGCLSHALLTAEAIRADGLNLVGWVANRINPGTEHYAEIIAMLEDKLGAPKLGEIPYVPKAKSKNIGKYINVQPLLDL; encoded by the coding sequence ATGATTGATGCATTATTTATTGCAGGTACGGATACCGAAGTGGGAAAAACTGTGGTTTCAAAAGCAATTCTTCAAGCTTTGGCCGCACAAGAGTTATCAACGATTGGTTACAAACCAGTTGCTGCAGGTTGTGACCAATATCCTGAAGGTCTACGTAACAGTGATGCGTTGCATCTTCAAGAGGCTGCAACGCAAGATATTGCTTACGAAGACGTTAACCCGTACGCATTGTTGCTACCATCATCACCTCACATTGCAGCAAAGCATGACGGTGTAGTGGTTGATGAAGCGGTATTATCCGCGAAGCTAGAAGCGCATAAGCAAAACTCTGACATCGTTCTAGTTGAAGGTGCTGGTGGCTGGCGTGTTCCGGTTTCAGATGACGAATACCTGTCTAGCTGGGTCAAAAAAGAACAGCTTCCCGTGGTGCTGACTGTTGGAATAAAGCTGGGCTGTTTGAGCCACGCTTTGTTAACCGCAGAGGCAATTCGCGCTGATGGCCTAAACCTAGTAGGTTGGGTTGCAAACCGTATTAATCCAGGCACTGAACATTATGCTGAGATTATTGCGATGCTTGAAGATAAGCTAGGAGCGCCGAAGTTAGGTGAAATCCCATACGTACCAAAAGCGAAGTCTAAGAACATCGGTAAGTACATTAATGTACAGCCACTGCTTGATCTTTGA
- the bioC gene encoding malonyl-ACP O-methyltransferase BioC — protein MSQEAAVHNYVGQDKSAIAEAFGKAATTYDKHAEFQRDVGHRLLDKLPNDLSGLKVLDLGCGTGYFSEQMVKRGAEVVCADLSIGMLKKAKQRCGTSVSLYQQADAEQLPFQDGCFDVVFSSLALQWCDDLSLPLREMKRVTCDGGQVIFSTLLEESLFELKKSWSKIDTHQHVNHFITINQVKIALAQSSCTAHQLDLPTIIVWYDTAFELMRDLKGIGANHVSGRSQGLTSRRMLQLVEREYREFKNHQGFLPATYQVCLGVIQL, from the coding sequence ATGTCACAAGAAGCAGCAGTGCATAATTACGTAGGCCAAGATAAGAGTGCGATTGCAGAAGCTTTCGGTAAAGCAGCCACAACCTATGATAAACACGCTGAGTTTCAACGTGACGTCGGCCATCGTTTATTGGATAAACTACCTAACGATCTCTCAGGTTTGAAGGTGTTGGATTTAGGCTGCGGTACCGGCTATTTTTCTGAACAGATGGTGAAACGTGGTGCTGAGGTGGTGTGTGCCGATCTATCTATTGGAATGTTGAAAAAGGCGAAGCAGCGTTGTGGTACATCGGTCTCTTTATATCAGCAAGCTGATGCCGAGCAACTCCCGTTCCAAGATGGGTGCTTTGACGTTGTTTTTTCTAGCTTGGCATTGCAATGGTGTGACGACTTATCGTTACCTTTAAGAGAAATGAAGCGTGTAACCTGTGACGGAGGGCAAGTAATTTTCTCAACTTTGCTTGAAGAGTCACTATTTGAGTTAAAAAAATCGTGGAGCAAAATTGACACACATCAACACGTTAACCATTTTATTACAATCAATCAGGTAAAAATTGCGTTAGCGCAATCTAGCTGTACGGCTCATCAACTAGACTTGCCAACCATTATCGTTTGGTACGACACTGCGTTTGAACTGATGCGCGACCTTAAAGGTATTGGCGCTAATCACGTAAGTGGTCGCTCACAAGGTTTAACAAGTCGCCGAATGCTACAGCTTGTTGAACGGGAATATAGAGAGTTTAAAAACCATCAAGGTTTCTTACCAGCAACATATCAAGTTTGTTTAGGGGTTATTCAATTATGA
- the bioF gene encoding 8-amino-7-oxononanoate synthase: MPLFKSRIKEALVHRREQGLTRQLKVLENSNSPLLNSEGSSFINFSSNDYLGLANDPELVNAWQVGLSQYGAGSAASPLVTGFSSVHRNLEAQLCEWLGFERAILFSSGFSANQALLFSLLEKDDSLLQDKLNHASLMEAGMLSPATMKRFKHNDTQHLESLLSRFPQSLVVTEGVFSMDGDQAPLSQISNLTNQYDSWLAVDDAHGIGVLGDKGAGSCNAAQVTPDILVVTFGKAFGLSGAAILCTSEVGDYLTQFARHHVYSTAIPPSQAVALSHACQMIQTQEWRREKLQELGAIYSEQMSGVKGFIDTQTPIKPFIVGEAQATLSIAEELKRNQVWVTAIRPPTVPAGTARLRITLTANHSQKQILQLIDSLLQAIERSNESGSKPSIESCFELKNEAQ, translated from the coding sequence ATGCCACTGTTTAAATCTCGCATCAAAGAAGCCCTTGTTCATCGTCGTGAGCAAGGGTTAACCCGTCAACTTAAGGTACTCGAAAACAGTAATAGCCCTTTGCTTAATAGCGAAGGTTCTAGCTTCATTAACTTTTCGAGTAATGATTACCTAGGCTTAGCGAACGATCCTGAATTAGTGAATGCATGGCAAGTGGGGCTTTCTCAGTATGGCGCAGGCAGTGCGGCATCCCCATTGGTTACTGGTTTTAGTTCTGTTCATCGAAATCTAGAAGCTCAGCTGTGTGAGTGGCTTGGTTTTGAACGCGCCATTCTATTTAGCTCTGGGTTTAGTGCTAATCAAGCTCTGTTGTTCTCTCTGCTCGAAAAAGACGACTCTCTGTTGCAAGACAAACTTAACCACGCCTCTCTGATGGAAGCGGGGATGCTTTCTCCTGCAACAATGAAACGCTTTAAGCACAACGATACGCAGCACCTAGAGTCTTTACTAAGCCGCTTTCCACAATCGTTAGTCGTGACTGAAGGTGTGTTTAGCATGGATGGCGACCAAGCGCCTCTTAGCCAGATATCTAACCTGACTAATCAATACGACAGTTGGTTAGCGGTTGATGATGCCCACGGTATCGGCGTATTAGGTGATAAAGGAGCAGGGAGCTGCAACGCGGCACAAGTAACGCCTGATATTTTGGTGGTGACCTTTGGTAAAGCATTCGGCCTTTCTGGTGCTGCGATTCTTTGTACGTCAGAAGTGGGTGATTACTTAACTCAGTTTGCTCGTCATCATGTTTATTCGACGGCGATACCTCCTTCACAAGCCGTCGCTTTGTCTCATGCGTGTCAGATGATCCAAACGCAAGAGTGGCGTCGTGAAAAGCTCCAAGAACTTGGTGCTATTTATTCAGAGCAGATGAGTGGCGTGAAAGGTTTTATTGATACTCAGACTCCTATTAAGCCGTTTATCGTTGGCGAAGCTCAAGCTACGTTATCTATTGCCGAAGAATTGAAGCGTAACCAAGTTTGGGTAACCGCAATAAGACCGCCGACGGTTCCGGCAGGGACTGCTCGCCTGCGAATTACTTTAACGGCCAATCACAGTCAGAAACAGATTCTTCAGTTAATTGACTCGTTGCTTCAAGCAATAGAGCGAAGCAACGAGTCTGGAAGCAAACCAAGCATAGAATCATGCTTTGAATTAAAGAATGAGGCTCAGTAA
- the bioB gene encoding biotin synthase BioB, translated as MEVRHDWTVAEVTALLEKPFMDLMFEAQVVHRRYQEQNHVQVSTLLSIKTGACPEDCKYCPQSAHYRTDVDKERLMEVERVLDAALKAKNAGSTRFCMGAAWKNPKERDMPHLTDMIKGVKGMGLETCMTLGMLTPDQAGELAGAGLDYYNHNLDTSPEFYGSIITTRTYQDRLDTLSHVRDAGMKICSGGIIGMGESTNDRAGLLVELANLPVHPESVPINMLVKVKGTPMENVDDVESFDFIKLIAIARIMMPMSAVRLSAGRENMNEQMQAMCFMAGANSIFYGCKLLTTPNPDEDTDMQLFKKLGINSQQVAQKPDEIQENELLDQVVERVAARPTKDDIFYDATV; from the coding sequence GTGGAAGTTCGTCATGACTGGACAGTGGCTGAAGTAACAGCACTGCTTGAAAAACCGTTTATGGATTTAATGTTTGAAGCTCAAGTCGTTCATAGACGGTACCAAGAGCAAAACCACGTGCAAGTGAGTACGCTTTTATCGATAAAGACGGGTGCTTGTCCTGAAGATTGTAAGTACTGTCCTCAAAGTGCTCACTACCGAACGGATGTCGACAAAGAACGCTTAATGGAAGTCGAGCGTGTTTTGGATGCTGCGCTAAAAGCCAAGAATGCGGGCTCAACTCGCTTTTGTATGGGCGCTGCATGGAAAAACCCGAAAGAGCGCGATATGCCTCACCTTACCGACATGATCAAAGGTGTGAAAGGCATGGGCTTGGAAACCTGTATGACACTGGGCATGTTAACGCCCGATCAAGCGGGTGAACTAGCGGGTGCGGGTTTAGATTACTACAACCATAACCTTGATACGTCTCCTGAGTTCTACGGCAGCATCATTACTACTCGTACTTACCAAGATCGTTTAGATACTTTATCTCATGTACGTGATGCGGGTATGAAGATTTGTTCTGGTGGCATTATTGGTATGGGTGAAAGCACCAATGACCGTGCAGGTCTACTTGTAGAACTAGCTAACCTTCCTGTACACCCTGAAAGTGTGCCAATCAACATGCTCGTAAAAGTGAAAGGCACACCGATGGAAAACGTTGATGATGTTGAGTCTTTCGATTTCATCAAACTGATTGCCATTGCTCGTATCATGATGCCAATGTCTGCGGTTCGTCTATCAGCGGGCCGTGAGAACATGAACGAACAGATGCAAGCGATGTGTTTCATGGCGGGTGCGAACTCTATCTTCTACGGCTGTAAGTTACTGACTACGCCAAATCCAGATGAAGACACGGATATGCAGCTGTTTAAGAAGTTGGGTATCAATAGTCAACAAGTGGCTCAAAAGCCAGACGAAATTCAAGAAAATGAACTGTTAGATCAAGTGGTGGAGCGCGTTGCTGCTCGTCCAACGAAAGATGACATTTTCTACGATGCCACTGTTTAA
- the bioA gene encoding adenosylmethionine--8-amino-7-oxononanoate transaminase, with protein MDLAFDRQHIWHPYTSTLTPLTCYPVTNADGVYLELEGGKRIIDGMSSWWSTIHGYNHPELNAAAHSQIDKVSHVMFGGITHQPAIDLCKKLLNLAPSNLEHVFLADSGSVAVEVSLKMALQYWHAKGQPRSKFLTLRDGYHGDTFAAMSVTDPDNSMHSLYKGFLPEHIFADSPKTGFWDEWNSSDINSFREKLTTHHEEVAAVILEPIVQGAGGMRIYHPEFLKQVRLLCDEFNVLLILDEIATGFGRTGKLFACEHADVQPDILCVGKALTGGYMTLSATLASKEVADTVCGGEAGCFMHGPTFMGNPLACAVGAASLSIIEKGDWQNQTQQIEQLFSELLPPLREHDLVKDVRWLGAIGVVETHTPVDMETIQAHFVEQGVWIRPFGKLIYMMPPFISKPEHIEKLVSAIDCALKDRHCFK; from the coding sequence ATGGATCTCGCCTTTGATCGCCAGCATATCTGGCATCCTTACACATCAACGTTAACACCTCTGACCTGCTACCCAGTCACCAACGCAGACGGTGTTTACCTAGAATTAGAAGGCGGAAAGCGAATTATTGATGGTATGTCATCTTGGTGGTCAACCATCCACGGCTACAATCATCCAGAGCTCAATGCTGCAGCTCACAGCCAAATCGATAAGGTTTCACACGTTATGTTTGGTGGTATCACCCACCAGCCCGCTATCGATTTGTGTAAAAAGTTGTTGAATCTAGCGCCAAGTAATCTAGAACACGTATTCTTGGCTGATTCAGGTTCAGTGGCCGTAGAAGTTAGCCTTAAGATGGCACTGCAATACTGGCATGCTAAAGGGCAACCTCGTTCAAAGTTCCTAACGCTAAGAGATGGTTACCACGGTGATACCTTTGCAGCGATGTCAGTGACCGATCCGGATAACTCGATGCATAGCCTTTACAAAGGCTTCCTACCTGAACATATTTTTGCTGATTCACCAAAGACTGGCTTTTGGGATGAGTGGAATTCAAGTGACATCAATAGCTTTCGAGAAAAGCTAACAACCCATCATGAAGAGGTTGCCGCCGTAATCTTGGAGCCTATAGTTCAAGGCGCTGGCGGCATGCGCATATACCACCCTGAGTTCTTAAAACAGGTTCGCTTACTGTGTGATGAATTCAACGTATTACTTATTTTGGATGAGATTGCGACCGGATTTGGCCGAACAGGCAAACTGTTCGCCTGTGAGCATGCCGATGTTCAACCGGACATCTTATGCGTAGGCAAGGCTTTAACTGGCGGCTATATGACGCTGTCAGCGACGCTTGCGAGCAAAGAAGTCGCCGACACGGTATGTGGCGGTGAGGCGGGCTGCTTTATGCATGGGCCAACCTTTATGGGTAACCCTTTAGCTTGTGCTGTGGGTGCAGCAAGTTTGTCCATAATTGAAAAAGGCGACTGGCAAAATCAAACTCAACAGATTGAACAACTCTTTTCTGAGTTATTACCACCGTTGCGAGAGCATGATCTTGTCAAAGACGTTCGTTGGTTAGGCGCTATTGGCGTTGTTGAAACACATACACCTGTCGATATGGAAACCATCCAAGCTCACTTTGTAGAGCAAGGTGTTTGGATCCGTCCTTTTGGTAAGTTGATCTATATGATGCCTCCTTTCATTAGCAAGCCTGAACATATAGAGAAGCTTGTTTCCGCTATTGATTGCGCATTAAAAGATCGCCACTGCTTTAAATAG
- a CDS encoding DksA/TraR family C4-type zinc finger protein → MAVGWAGDDNVSQQIQNTIDDEISRVRGNIQSGESLHYCDECGDEISEKRRLAIKGVRFCIGCQSMFEHVAYRHSLFNRRASKDSQLR, encoded by the coding sequence ATGGCCGTAGGATGGGCAGGTGACGATAACGTCAGTCAGCAAATTCAAAATACCATTGATGATGAGATCTCTCGTGTAAGAGGGAACATTCAAAGTGGGGAAAGCTTGCATTATTGTGACGAGTGCGGTGATGAGATATCAGAAAAGAGACGGCTAGCAATTAAAGGCGTGCGTTTCTGTATTGGATGCCAGTCCATGTTTGAACACGTTGCGTATCGTCACTCATTGTTCAATCGCAGAGCAAGTAAAGACAGCCAACTTCGTTAG
- the serS gene encoding serine--tRNA ligase, whose product MLDSKLLRAELDETAAKLARRGFTLDVETIRELEEKRKSLQMKTEELQALRNSRSKSIGQAKAKGDHEEAERILAEVGNLGAELDQAKVTLAELQSELETITMSIPNLPDAEVPDGKDEDDNVEVSRWGQPKTYDFEVKDHVDLGEMSGGLDFASAVKISGSRFIVMKGKFARLHRAIAQFMLDLHTDEHGYTEMYVPYLVNHDSLYGTGQLPKFGEDLFHTSPLTEQVSDVPLKTLSLIPTAEVPVTNMVRDTITDEADLPLKMTAHTPCFRSEAGSYGRDTRGLIRMHQFDKVELVQITKPEDSMAALEELTGHAEKVLQLLELPYRKVILCTGDMGFGSAKTYDLEVWVPAQETYREISSCSNMWDFQARRMQARFRRKGEKKPELVHTLNGSGLAVGRTMVAILENNQEADGRIAIPTVLQPYMGGVTHIG is encoded by the coding sequence ATGCTGGATTCTAAATTACTTCGAGCTGAGCTGGATGAAACAGCGGCAAAATTAGCACGTCGAGGCTTCACCCTTGATGTAGAGACAATTCGTGAACTTGAAGAAAAACGTAAGTCCCTTCAGATGAAAACTGAAGAGCTGCAAGCGTTACGTAACTCTCGATCGAAGTCCATTGGTCAAGCGAAAGCAAAAGGCGACCATGAAGAAGCTGAGCGTATCCTTGCTGAAGTAGGCAACTTAGGCGCAGAACTAGACCAAGCTAAAGTAACATTGGCTGAGCTTCAATCTGAGCTAGAAACGATCACAATGTCTATTCCTAACCTACCTGATGCAGAAGTGCCAGATGGTAAAGATGAAGACGACAACGTAGAAGTTTCTCGTTGGGGTCAACCTAAGACTTACGACTTCGAAGTGAAAGATCATGTAGATCTTGGCGAAATGTCTGGCGGTCTTGATTTTGCTAGCGCAGTTAAAATCTCGGGTTCTCGTTTCATCGTGATGAAAGGCAAATTTGCACGCCTACACCGTGCTATTGCTCAGTTCATGCTGGACCTTCACACTGATGAACACGGCTACACAGAAATGTACGTACCGTACCTAGTGAACCACGATAGCCTATACGGTACTGGTCAACTTCCTAAGTTCGGCGAAGACTTGTTCCACACAAGCCCGCTAACTGAGCAAGTAAGTGACGTACCTCTTAAGACGCTATCGCTTATCCCTACTGCGGAAGTACCGGTAACGAACATGGTTCGTGATACGATTACTGATGAAGCTGATCTGCCACTTAAGATGACAGCTCACACGCCATGTTTCCGTTCTGAAGCGGGTTCTTACGGTCGTGACACTCGTGGTCTTATCCGTATGCACCAATTCGACAAAGTTGAACTAGTACAAATCACTAAGCCAGAAGACTCAATGGCAGCGCTTGAAGAGCTAACTGGTCACGCTGAGAAAGTACTTCAACTTCTAGAGCTTCCTTACCGTAAAGTGATTTTATGTACTGGTGACATGGGCTTCGGTTCTGCGAAAACTTACGACTTAGAAGTATGGGTTCCAGCACAAGAGACTTACCGTGAAATCTCTTCTTGTTCAAACATGTGGGATTTCCAAGCGCGTCGTATGCAAGCTCGTTTCCGTCGTAAAGGCGAGAAGAAACCTGAACTTGTACACACACTAAACGGTTCTGGTCTTGCTGTTGGTCGTACTATGGTTGCTATTCTTGAGAACAACCAAGAAGCAGATGGCCGTATTGCTATCCCAACAGTACTTCAACCATACATGGGCGGCGTAACGCACATCGGTTAA